A section of the Centroberyx gerrardi isolate f3 chromosome 8, fCenGer3.hap1.cur.20231027, whole genome shotgun sequence genome encodes:
- the c8h2orf68 gene encoding UPF0561 protein C2orf68 homolog codes for MDILRDDEVHELKYKRGGRLDMSHGFLHHIRRNQIARDDYDKEVKQAKELQRRRHTTTPRRPRRPDIQVYNPRRRYGSEPGVGAETEEWNESGSSTETETHGTELFWLDYQADSGTITSFIVHKEDKPEKVVERVAAKNILDSAMRTALEARIRKEMDKRRDKR; via the exons ATGGACATTTTGAGAGACGATGAGGTGCACGAGCTGAAATATAAACGCGGGGGTCGTTTGGACATGAGCCACGGTTTCCTGCACCATATTCGGAGGAACCAGATTGCTAG AGACGACTATGATAAGGAAGTCAAGCAAGCCAAAGAGCTTCAGCGGCGGAGGCACACTACAACCCCCAGACGCCCTCGGCGGCCTGACATCCAAGTGTACAATCCTCGACGAAGAT ATGGCTCAGAGCCAGGGGTCGGGGCAGAGACTGAGGAGTGGAACGAGTCCGGGTCCAGCACAGAGACGGAGACCCACGGGACTGAACTCTTCTGGCTCGACTACCAGGCAGACTCTGGTACCATTACGTCCTTCATCGTCCACAAG GAGGATAAGCCGGAGAAGGTGGTGGAGCGCGTGGCGGCGAAGAACATCCTGGACTCGGCCATGAGGACCGCACTAGAGGCCCGGATTCGAAAGGAAATGGACAAACGGCGAGACAAACGCTGA